Genomic segment of Myxococcus stipitatus:
CGCGGGGGGGCGCGTCAACAGCCTCCAGGCGGCTCAGTTCTCACTGGAACAACTCTTCATGGATGCCCTCAAGGACTCTGGACGGGCGACGAGCGTCGGAGGGGAGATCAACACATGAGCGCGTTCGGAGCGATGGTCTGGAACGGCTTCCGGGAAGCACGTCGCAACCGCGTGACGGTGGTGGTGGGTGCCTTCGCGGCGGTGGTGCTGTTGTCGTCAACGCTCGTCACGGAAGTCACCGTCGCGACGTTCGACCGGGTCCTCACCGACTTTGGTCTGGGGATGATGAGCCTCATCCTCGTCTTCCTCACCATCTTCTTGTCGAGCGGGCTGCTGAGCCGGGAGATCGAACGGCGCACCATCTTCCTCGTCGTGAGCAAGCCCGTCTCTCGCACCCAGTTCCTGTTGGCGCGGCTTGCGGGCAACATGCTGACGCTCGCGGTGCTGATGGCCGCGATGATGCTCATCTTCATCAGCCAGCTGATGCTCTTCCAGATGAGCTTCAACTCCGTGCAGCTCATCGCGGCGGTGGGGTTGTGGTTCGAGCTGCTGGTCCTGACGAGCGCGGGCATCCTCTTCTCCAGCTTCGCGGGCCCCGCGGTGTCGGCCATCGCCACGACTGGCATCTACTTCGCCGGCCACCTGGCCAATGACCTCTACGACATCGCCAATCGGCTGAACGAGGGGGCCGTCAAGACGTTCGCCAAGGGGCTCTACTACCTGCTGCCCAACCTCGAGCGGGTGAACTTCCGCCCGCATGCGACGTACTCGTTGCCCGTGGATACGGCCACCTTCTTCTCCGGTGCTGGATATGCGCTGGG
This window contains:
- a CDS encoding ABC transporter permease; the protein is MSAFGAMVWNGFREARRNRVTVVVGAFAAVVLLSSTLVTEVTVATFDRVLTDFGLGMMSLILVFLTIFLSSGLLSREIERRTIFLVVSKPVSRTQFLLARLAGNMLTLAVLMAAMMLIFISQLMLFQMSFNSVQLIAAVGLWFELLVLTSAGILFSSFAGPAVSAIATTGIYFAGHLANDLYDIANRLNEGAVKTFAKGLYYLLPNLERVNFRPHATYSLPVDTATFFSGAGYALGWAALFTAMAIVIFERRDFR